Proteins from a single region of Rhizobium leguminosarum bv. trifolii WSM1325:
- a CDS encoding extracellular solute-binding protein family 3 (PFAM: extracellular solute-binding protein family 3~SMART: extracellular solute-binding protein family 3~KEGG: amino acid ABC transporter), whose product MMRIHKILKAGVAGAMVSLIAASAYAAGGAAEKMTPDADVAKLPGVVLTQKLADGLPPSIKSSGVLKVATDLTPPISFHGEDGKLIGIDADIAAALGVILGLDVEMTDVGAGAAIVPSILAKRFDLSISGINDDPELEKQVDVIDYMYDATTIMTIKDNPLAIKGMEDLCGKKVAVPVGTFQAKMVEAASAICATPVNIMSIPKMPDVLQAVRTGRADATVNGYATSVYTTEHQTGNGKGLQALPDIRLAVGYLGMLTAKDNPQLRDSVVAALQQMVDSGAYETIMKKWSLGPLAVKTVKVNDAANMPAD is encoded by the coding sequence ATGATGCGCATTCATAAAATCTTGAAGGCCGGGGTTGCCGGAGCGATGGTCTCTTTGATCGCGGCCTCTGCTTATGCCGCCGGAGGTGCCGCTGAGAAGATGACGCCTGATGCCGATGTCGCCAAGCTCCCCGGCGTCGTCCTGACGCAGAAACTGGCCGACGGGCTGCCGCCCTCCATCAAGTCATCGGGCGTGCTGAAGGTCGCGACCGACCTGACGCCGCCGATCAGCTTTCATGGCGAAGACGGCAAGCTGATCGGCATCGATGCCGATATTGCTGCCGCACTCGGCGTCATCCTGGGCCTCGATGTTGAGATGACCGATGTCGGCGCAGGTGCCGCAATCGTGCCCTCCATATTGGCGAAGCGCTTCGACCTCTCGATCTCGGGCATCAACGACGATCCGGAGCTGGAAAAGCAGGTCGACGTCATCGACTATATGTATGACGCTACGACGATCATGACGATCAAGGACAATCCTCTCGCCATCAAGGGCATGGAGGATCTGTGCGGCAAGAAGGTCGCCGTTCCCGTCGGTACCTTCCAGGCGAAAATGGTCGAGGCGGCATCCGCCATATGCGCGACCCCGGTCAACATCATGTCGATCCCGAAAATGCCGGATGTGCTGCAGGCCGTCCGCACGGGGAGAGCTGACGCAACGGTCAACGGCTACGCCACCAGCGTCTACACGACCGAGCACCAGACCGGAAACGGCAAGGGCCTGCAGGCGCTGCCGGATATCCGCCTTGCCGTCGGTTATCTCGGCATGCTGACGGCCAAGGACAATCCGCAGCTGCGCGACAGCGTCGTTGCCGCCTTGCAGCAGATGGTGGACTCCGGCGCCTACGAGACCATCATGAAGAAGTGGAGCCTCGGACCGCTGGCCGTGAAGACCGTCAAGGTCAACGACGCTGCCAACATGCCTGCGGATTGA
- a CDS encoding polar amino acid ABC transporter, inner membrane subunit (TIGRFAM: polar amino acid ABC transporter, inner membrane subunit~PFAM: binding-protein-dependent transport systems inner membrane component~KEGG: amino acid ABC transporter): MRWGQIATGAIAISALAFFALVVGQSQSIQWSEIPRYLVDPSILRGVLLTLELTAGAMVFGIVLGCLLALMATSQNPVLKVIAAGFVWWFRGVPLIVQIFFWFNIALFIPQVGMGSFTISINDLVTPALAGFLALGLHEAANMSEIIRGGLVAVDRGQREAATALGLKKTQTFLTVIMPQATRIIVPPTGNQAIGMLKATAIVSVIGMQDLLTQAQAIYARNFLVIELLFVASIWYLAITSVASIGQHYLEKRLVPTGRTAEKPRSRRGVIADRSS; encoded by the coding sequence ATGCGTTGGGGGCAGATCGCAACCGGTGCCATCGCGATTTCAGCGCTGGCCTTCTTTGCGCTCGTCGTCGGGCAGAGCCAGAGCATCCAGTGGTCCGAGATCCCCCGCTATCTGGTGGATCCTTCGATCCTGCGCGGCGTGCTGCTGACGCTTGAACTGACGGCTGGCGCCATGGTGTTCGGCATCGTGCTCGGATGCCTGCTGGCGCTGATGGCGACGAGCCAGAACCCGGTTCTCAAGGTGATCGCCGCCGGCTTCGTCTGGTGGTTTCGCGGCGTGCCGCTGATTGTCCAGATCTTCTTCTGGTTCAATATCGCCCTCTTCATCCCGCAGGTCGGGATGGGAAGCTTCACCATTTCGATCAACGATCTGGTGACACCGGCCCTGGCCGGCTTCCTCGCACTCGGACTGCACGAAGCCGCGAACATGTCGGAGATCATCCGCGGTGGCCTGGTCGCGGTCGATCGCGGCCAGCGCGAGGCGGCCACGGCGCTCGGGCTGAAAAAGACACAGACTTTTCTCACCGTCATCATGCCCCAGGCCACGCGTATCATCGTGCCGCCGACCGGGAACCAGGCCATCGGCATGCTCAAGGCCACTGCCATCGTCTCGGTCATCGGCATGCAGGATCTGCTGACGCAGGCCCAGGCGATCTACGCCCGGAACTTCCTGGTCATCGAACTGCTGTTCGTCGCCTCGATCTGGTACCTCGCCATCACGAGCGTGGCATCCATAGGCCAGCACTATCTCGAAAAGCGTCTCGTTCCGACAGGCCGGACAGCAGAGAAGCCTCGCTCCCGGAGGGGCGTGATCGCGGATCGATCGTCGTGA
- a CDS encoding Xylose isomerase domain protein TIM barrel (PFAM: Xylose isomerase domain protein TIM barrel~KEGG: hypothetical protein), with amino-acid sequence MKLGIDSIKLPEAKKRGPLASLDHVKELGLAGIFFSTALDMSPDLDSGLLRDIRAKADDLGLYLESGIGKINPYCSAEEPVLRAAGGGDIIAGFTRMIEASAAIGCHELWVAPGNFKGEYRGRLANDRFRTDVTWEEQLLGIENVLRKLAPVARANGAHMNIETHDEITSFEILRLIEKVGADCVGVVFDTANGLQRGEHPVFAAKRLAPHIRQTHIKDAYVGRAPGGLDFQTRPVGGGIVDFAAILPILSDASAALNLSLEVAQSVADKPRKANPRQCIEIDDPVWRAGHPDLTADELAAYMAMVDAYEKRVASGAVLDWEAYESSRYGYPTYEVQSYGFDEAIGFIKQSARHIEAICAEKGITLSPPAKEQKAA; translated from the coding sequence ATGAAATTGGGAATCGACAGCATAAAGCTGCCTGAGGCGAAGAAGCGGGGGCCGCTGGCAAGCCTTGATCACGTCAAGGAACTTGGGCTCGCAGGCATCTTCTTCAGTACGGCGCTGGACATGAGCCCCGACCTCGACAGCGGCCTGCTGCGCGACATCAGGGCGAAGGCCGACGACCTTGGCCTCTATCTCGAAAGCGGCATCGGCAAGATCAATCCCTATTGCAGCGCCGAGGAACCGGTACTCCGGGCCGCCGGCGGCGGCGATATCATTGCCGGTTTCACGCGCATGATCGAGGCAAGTGCCGCGATCGGCTGCCATGAGCTTTGGGTTGCACCGGGCAATTTCAAGGGCGAATATCGCGGCCGGCTGGCCAATGACCGCTTCCGCACCGACGTGACCTGGGAAGAGCAGTTGCTCGGAATTGAAAACGTCCTCCGCAAGCTGGCGCCCGTCGCACGTGCCAATGGCGCGCACATGAACATCGAAACCCATGACGAGATCACGTCCTTCGAGATCCTGCGATTGATCGAGAAGGTCGGCGCCGATTGCGTCGGCGTCGTCTTCGACACGGCAAACGGACTGCAGCGGGGCGAGCATCCGGTCTTCGCCGCCAAGCGCCTGGCTCCTCATATCCGACAGACCCATATCAAGGATGCCTATGTCGGCCGCGCTCCGGGTGGTCTCGATTTCCAGACCAGACCCGTTGGCGGCGGCATTGTCGATTTCGCCGCGATCCTTCCCATTCTCAGCGACGCCAGCGCCGCGCTGAACCTGTCGCTGGAGGTTGCCCAGTCTGTCGCCGACAAGCCTCGCAAGGCCAATCCACGCCAGTGCATCGAGATCGACGATCCGGTCTGGCGAGCTGGCCACCCGGACCTGACGGCGGATGAGCTTGCGGCCTACATGGCGATGGTGGATGCCTATGAAAAGCGGGTCGCCTCCGGAGCGGTTCTCGACTGGGAAGCCTACGAGAGCAGCCGCTACGGCTACCCGACCTATGAGGTGCAATCCTACGGTTTCGACGAGGCGATTGGTTTCATCAAGCAGTCGGCCCGCCACATCGAGGCTATTTGCGCCGAAAAGGGTATTACCTTGTCCCCGCCGGCAAAAGAACAAAAGGCAGCCTAG
- a CDS encoding transcriptional regulator, GntR family (PFAM: GntR domain protein; regulatory protein GntR HTH~SMART: regulatory protein GntR HTH~KEGG: transcriptional regulator protein), giving the protein MVKAIRKTRRQSVKAPPASIGAVDSADNNDDVSERIRATLAAAIGEGALKPGTKILEEAIAEHFGVSRTVVRGALGVLESDHLLERKRNRGTFVAEPSIAQAKNLFEARRKLEGLLLELVIARATAEQLDALQKLTDEEEHIHHHGDEKSKTVLSGKFHIVLAETAGNPVLTEMLSKIVARLSLVMSLYEEERKDDCGADHHRMIVAALKAKDLAKAQQLMDHHLADIEGRVRLTEGHGDRHTFLAVLENFS; this is encoded by the coding sequence GTGGTGAAGGCAATAAGGAAGACGCGCCGTCAAAGCGTCAAGGCGCCACCCGCGTCCATTGGGGCGGTCGATAGCGCCGACAACAACGACGACGTCTCCGAGCGCATTCGCGCCACGCTGGCGGCAGCTATCGGTGAAGGCGCCTTAAAGCCGGGCACGAAAATCCTGGAGGAGGCGATCGCGGAGCATTTTGGGGTTAGCCGCACGGTCGTACGCGGCGCGCTCGGTGTTCTCGAAAGTGATCACCTCCTGGAGCGAAAGAGAAACCGCGGCACTTTTGTTGCCGAACCCAGCATTGCCCAGGCCAAGAACCTGTTCGAAGCCCGCCGAAAACTTGAAGGACTTCTGCTGGAACTCGTTATTGCACGGGCAACGGCCGAACAACTCGATGCCCTGCAAAAACTGACCGACGAAGAAGAGCACATCCATCATCATGGTGATGAGAAATCCAAGACGGTTCTGTCTGGCAAATTTCATATCGTACTCGCCGAAACCGCCGGAAATCCTGTCTTGACGGAAATGCTGTCGAAGATCGTCGCTCGCCTGTCCCTCGTCATGTCCCTGTACGAAGAAGAGCGTAAGGACGATTGCGGCGCAGACCACCACCGAATGATCGTGGCTGCGCTGAAGGCCAAGGACCTGGCGAAGGCTCAGCAACTAATGGACCATCACCTGGCCGATATCGAGGGCCGAGTGCGGCTCACCGAAGGACACGGTGATCGGCATACGTTCCTGGCTGTCCTGGAGAACTTCTCGTAG
- a CDS encoding metal dependent phosphohydrolase (KEGG: psa:PST_0152 hypothetical protein~TIGRFAM: metal dependent phophohydrolase~PFAM: metal-dependent phosphohydrolase HD sub domain~SMART: metal-dependent phosphohydrolase HD region) codes for MRKRIHVSQLRVGMYVEDVEIEGEDRTRRFKPFLISATGQVESLMASRLMTVVIDVGKGADVDPGGAQDIDRAAFDAQLRAVFSAKDIKQARECVEDTRPQIRHMLAHARIKASFASDAASAAVERIMSAAFDNAGALIAVAKLKEKDELTFLHSLAVSALMITLGRSLGHGEEDVRVLGLGGLVHDLGKMALPDDILTKPGKLTAEEMDLVRGHPQRGYELVSHVAHVPKPVLDICRYHHEKFDGSGYPGRLAGKKIPYVARLAAICDVYEALTTIRPYKRAFSQAEAINMMMNSPGHFDSQLLSAFVSKMVISGTLQ; via the coding sequence ATGCGAAAACGGATACATGTCAGCCAATTGCGGGTCGGAATGTATGTTGAGGACGTCGAAATTGAGGGAGAAGACAGGACACGCCGGTTCAAGCCGTTCCTGATATCGGCCACTGGTCAGGTCGAGAGTTTGATGGCAAGCCGCCTGATGACTGTTGTTATCGACGTCGGAAAGGGTGCGGATGTCGATCCGGGCGGGGCACAGGACATCGACCGGGCTGCGTTTGACGCCCAGCTTCGTGCCGTGTTTTCGGCGAAGGATATCAAGCAGGCGAGGGAATGCGTCGAGGATACGAGACCGCAGATCCGTCATATGCTTGCCCATGCCAGGATCAAAGCCTCTTTCGCCAGTGATGCGGCAAGCGCAGCTGTGGAGCGGATCATGTCGGCAGCCTTCGACAATGCTGGTGCGCTGATCGCAGTCGCCAAGCTGAAGGAAAAAGATGAGCTGACGTTCCTCCACTCGCTGGCGGTTAGCGCATTGATGATCACCCTGGGGCGCAGCCTCGGTCATGGAGAAGAGGATGTGCGGGTATTGGGACTGGGTGGACTGGTTCACGATCTTGGAAAAATGGCGCTTCCGGACGACATCTTGACGAAACCCGGTAAGCTGACGGCCGAGGAAATGGATCTTGTGCGCGGGCACCCTCAGCGGGGATATGAGTTGGTTTCCCATGTCGCCCATGTCCCGAAGCCGGTGCTCGACATCTGTCGCTACCACCACGAAAAGTTCGATGGCTCCGGCTATCCTGGTCGCCTCGCCGGAAAGAAGATCCCTTACGTCGCCCGGCTTGCGGCGATTTGTGACGTTTACGAAGCGCTGACCACCATCAGGCCGTATAAGCGCGCCTTCTCACAAGCAGAGGCGATCAACATGATGATGAATTCGCCGGGCCATTTCGATAGCCAGCTTCTTTCCGCATTCGTGTCAAAAATGGTGATCAGCGGCACGCTGCAATAG
- a CDS encoding diguanylate cyclase/phosphodiesterase with GAF sensor (KEGG: GGDEF family protein~TIGRFAM: diguanylate cyclase~PFAM: EAL domain protein; GGDEF domain containing protein; GAF domain protein~SMART: EAL domain protein; GGDEF domain containing protein; GAF domain protein): protein MILELQNAILEMIAKGEPLAATIEQLCLRVEAAVPGIIASVLTFDGSRLHTLAGPSLPPDYSAAVDNLQAGPLAGSCGAAAYFGEAVVVTDIETDPRWQDFKSLVLPLGLRACWSSPIKSGGRVIGTFAFYYRDRRGPKVVERDLVEACAHLCTIAIDREERVMERQRLTYSDALTGLSNRARFNQLLAEELPRSRRAWGILLVDIDNLKLVNDTFGHAAGDALIQVVADRVATTAGTKNTFRLGGDEFAVIVSGDKNLDLKASATDILTALSSPSTCDGHVVFPAATIGGALAETETNPDQTRQNADVALYHAKEHNRGRYVQHYPGLGTALTRRFRAVRDVGVALKDDRIDAHYQPILRLDTREIVGFEALCRMTTPSGEIIAAAHFHEATKDAHIAAELTERMLLRVAKDIRSWLARGLPLQHVGINLSAADFRGGNLQDRLCRIFGEAEVPLKHIILEVTESVYLGQRDYVVADEIKALRSKGLRVALDDFGTGYASLTHLLTVPVDIIKIDKSFIDRMVPGDAGTFIVEGLIGIAHKLGIRVVAEGIETEPQAAQLSQLGCKLGQGYLFSKAVDRTVAAAFLEQHGQRLNQDKTRAGAL from the coding sequence ATGATCCTTGAGTTGCAGAATGCCATTCTGGAAATGATTGCCAAAGGGGAACCGCTGGCAGCAACGATTGAGCAACTTTGCCTCAGGGTCGAGGCCGCCGTTCCTGGGATCATCGCTTCGGTGCTGACGTTCGACGGGAGCCGTCTTCACACACTTGCCGGACCTTCCCTGCCGCCTGACTACTCAGCGGCTGTCGACAATCTTCAAGCCGGTCCTCTTGCGGGCTCCTGTGGCGCTGCTGCCTATTTCGGAGAAGCGGTCGTTGTCACCGATATTGAGACCGATCCTCGTTGGCAGGATTTCAAGTCTCTGGTGCTTCCGCTGGGGTTGCGGGCTTGCTGGTCCAGCCCAATCAAGAGCGGCGGCCGGGTGATCGGCACCTTCGCCTTCTACTATCGAGACCGCCGCGGTCCGAAGGTCGTCGAACGGGACCTCGTCGAGGCTTGTGCCCATCTCTGCACGATCGCCATCGATCGCGAAGAGCGGGTGATGGAACGTCAGCGGCTGACATACAGCGACGCTTTGACGGGCCTGTCTAATCGCGCTCGTTTCAACCAGCTTCTCGCCGAAGAGCTGCCTCGATCCCGGCGCGCCTGGGGCATCTTGCTTGTTGACATCGACAACTTGAAACTCGTGAACGACACGTTCGGGCACGCAGCCGGCGACGCATTGATTCAAGTGGTCGCAGACCGGGTCGCCACGACAGCAGGCACCAAAAACACCTTTAGGCTCGGTGGAGATGAGTTTGCTGTCATTGTGTCGGGCGACAAAAACCTTGATCTGAAGGCGAGCGCGACCGACATCCTCACAGCACTGTCTTCTCCTTCAACCTGCGACGGTCATGTCGTCTTTCCCGCCGCGACGATTGGCGGCGCGTTGGCAGAGACGGAAACAAACCCTGACCAGACCCGCCAGAACGCCGATGTGGCGCTCTATCATGCAAAAGAACACAATCGCGGCCGGTACGTGCAACACTATCCCGGCCTGGGCACCGCCCTGACCAGACGCTTCAGGGCGGTTCGGGACGTGGGCGTCGCCCTGAAAGACGATCGGATCGATGCGCATTACCAGCCGATCTTGCGCCTGGATACGCGCGAAATTGTCGGTTTCGAGGCCTTGTGTCGAATGACCACGCCTTCCGGCGAAATCATAGCCGCAGCGCATTTCCATGAGGCGACGAAAGACGCGCATATTGCTGCTGAGCTGACCGAACGGATGTTGCTGAGGGTTGCGAAAGACATCCGCAGCTGGCTCGCCCGAGGCCTTCCTCTCCAGCATGTAGGCATCAACCTGTCCGCGGCAGATTTTCGTGGCGGTAATCTGCAAGACAGGCTGTGCCGAATTTTCGGGGAAGCGGAGGTTCCCCTCAAGCACATCATCCTCGAAGTGACGGAATCGGTTTATCTCGGACAACGGGACTATGTCGTCGCGGACGAGATAAAGGCTCTTCGGTCCAAGGGCTTGCGGGTTGCCCTCGACGACTTTGGCACGGGTTACGCGTCTTTGACCCACCTGCTGACGGTGCCGGTCGACATCATCAAGATCGACAAGTCCTTCATCGACCGCATGGTGCCGGGCGATGCTGGGACCTTCATCGTTGAGGGCTTGATCGGAATAGCTCACAAGCTGGGAATCCGGGTCGTCGCAGAGGGGATTGAAACAGAACCCCAAGCTGCTCAATTGAGCCAGCTCGGCTGCAAGCTCGGGCAGGGCTATCTATTTTCGAAAGCCGTCGATCGAACGGTTGCCGCGGCCTTTTTAGAGCAGCATGGACAACGGCTCAACCAAGACAAGACCCGTGCCGGAGCCCTATAG
- a CDS encoding signal transduction histidine kinase (PFAM: ATP-binding region ATPase domain protein; histidine kinase dimerisation/phosphoacceptor~SMART: ATP-binding region ATPase domain protein~KEGG: rpc:RPC_3862 signal transduction histidine kinase), translated as MIGGDKYVGSVGKASLAIIALMFLSLTTLLSLWLISSYETAVRRGDERVSAASKIVAANANWLNSLARETLHRIDDALGPSMSLPGPDRVRDLDAAVYDLPPQATAYVIGAVGETLYSNDRDIRPVNVTDRDYFVRLRNGADEYTSPLIISRLSQRQIFVFSRRLERNGEFAGVAVIAFDASILRPIWDAVAIGENSIVSLIRRDGQLIARYPEPAGPVDMRNHKLFTDYMRKATSGTYRSVSPVDDEDRLVGYRILERTPFVAIASADIHVIMQPFWEDAKIAALLVAFALVGALAAALWIQNLIKVDTLHTKQLADALRSNKTLMREIHHRVKNNLQTVMALLRLQGFEPEAVQKLNERISAMSAVHEQMYGFDQFSGISAREFIPSFVRTLVDVHGRAVSVDFEIDDIVIAADKATPFALLLNELIANSMKYAFDGRASGNIRVMLHVTEGEESQLTVADDGIGFDGRSDSAGMGTRLIKAFVNQLHGEARYSRLEGTQFTATLKLAD; from the coding sequence ATGATCGGTGGCGATAAATACGTTGGCTCCGTAGGAAAAGCATCGCTCGCGATCATCGCGCTGATGTTTCTGTCACTGACCACCCTTTTGTCGCTCTGGCTCATTTCCAGTTACGAGACAGCTGTTCGCCGGGGCGATGAGCGTGTCAGCGCGGCTTCCAAAATCGTTGCAGCGAACGCGAACTGGTTGAATTCCCTTGCTCGGGAGACCCTGCACCGGATTGATGATGCTCTGGGGCCGAGTATGTCTTTGCCCGGGCCGGATCGCGTGCGCGATCTCGACGCTGCCGTCTACGACCTTCCTCCTCAGGCGACTGCCTATGTCATCGGAGCCGTTGGAGAAACGCTCTACTCAAATGATCGCGATATCCGGCCGGTCAACGTTACGGATCGCGACTACTTCGTTCGGCTGAGAAACGGTGCTGACGAATATACATCGCCGCTGATCATCAGCCGCCTTTCCCAGCGGCAGATATTCGTCTTCAGTCGCAGGCTGGAACGAAATGGCGAATTCGCCGGCGTCGCCGTGATTGCCTTCGACGCGAGCATCCTAAGGCCAATATGGGACGCGGTGGCGATAGGCGAGAACTCGATTGTCAGCCTCATAAGACGCGACGGGCAACTTATCGCCCGATACCCGGAACCTGCCGGACCAGTCGATATGCGAAACCACAAGCTGTTTACCGACTATATGAGGAAGGCGACATCAGGCACATATCGCTCCGTGTCGCCAGTCGATGATGAAGATCGCCTGGTCGGATACCGAATCCTCGAACGCACCCCTTTCGTGGCCATTGCTTCGGCAGATATCCATGTGATCATGCAGCCCTTTTGGGAGGATGCAAAAATCGCGGCTTTGTTGGTCGCTTTCGCCCTCGTCGGCGCTTTGGCCGCTGCATTGTGGATTCAGAACCTGATCAAGGTAGACACATTGCACACCAAGCAGCTTGCGGATGCGTTGCGGTCAAATAAAACGCTCATGCGCGAGATACACCATCGAGTGAAGAACAACCTGCAGACGGTGATGGCCCTGCTGCGCTTGCAGGGTTTTGAACCGGAGGCTGTTCAAAAATTAAATGAGCGCATTTCTGCGATGTCTGCCGTTCACGAGCAGATGTACGGCTTCGACCAGTTTAGCGGAATATCTGCTCGAGAGTTCATTCCATCATTCGTTAGGACGCTCGTCGACGTCCATGGCCGCGCCGTTTCCGTCGACTTTGAAATCGACGACATCGTGATTGCAGCCGACAAGGCAACGCCGTTTGCCCTCTTGCTCAACGAGTTGATTGCCAACAGCATGAAATACGCGTTCGACGGCCGAGCATCCGGAAACATTCGCGTCATGCTGCACGTGACCGAAGGAGAGGAATCCCAACTTACCGTCGCTGACGACGGGATTGGATTCGATGGTCGATCGGACAGCGCCGGGATGGGGACGCGGCTGATTAAAGCCTTCGTCAATCAACTGCATGGCGAGGCGAGATATAGTCGCCTGGAAGGGACGCAGTTTACGGCAACACTCAAGCTTGCCGATTGA
- a CDS encoding hypothetical protein (KEGG: aba:Acid345_4767 antibiotic biosynthesis monooxygenase domain protein) produces the protein MTNVPTIARIWRGRTKPEFADEYEAYNRAEGIPPLLKTALGVQLLREDRKDETWFTTISYWADMQSMTAFTKGDPEQVHHLARDAELLCELPERIQIHKIVVPPNLR, from the coding sequence ATGACGAATGTTCCAACCATAGCCCGTATCTGGCGTGGCCGCACCAAGCCGGAATTTGCCGATGAATACGAGGCTTACAATCGCGCTGAGGGAATTCCGCCACTGCTTAAGACGGCGCTCGGCGTCCAATTGCTACGCGAAGATCGAAAGGATGAAACATGGTTCACGACGATCTCCTACTGGGCCGACATGCAATCGATGACGGCGTTTACGAAAGGTGATCCGGAGCAGGTTCATCATCTGGCGCGAGATGCAGAACTGCTGTGCGAACTTCCGGAGCGTATCCAGATACACAAGATAGTGGTCCCACCCAATCTGCGTTGA